From Elusimicrobiota bacterium, a single genomic window includes:
- a CDS encoding GDYXXLXY domain-containing protein: protein MTRTRIITFWLIAGFQIIIVLVMVGLKQSIVLYGKTIILKSQPVDPHSLFQGDYAQLSYAINTVEIQKSTGTSYDRGDKIYTELALSGTFWNFVSVHSEIPESLSDDHVILEGIVKYQSQHSGYPVSELKDFSNPGWLNIQPATATWRQNWSWGPFGRQDGLWYNYGRKGLSEGTSVFIYLYSYDDGKSWNFSQISESSTTIHSQYAYNIILSGKLGPYKEQNYLSVNYGIESYFIPEGKGRTYERGGLDVEIAVNRKGKSVIKNIILLQ from the coding sequence ATGACACGTACAAGAATTATAACATTCTGGTTAATAGCAGGCTTTCAAATAATCATCGTATTAGTTATGGTCGGTCTTAAACAATCTATTGTTTTATATGGAAAAACAATTATTCTAAAATCTCAACCTGTTGACCCGCACTCACTTTTTCAGGGTGATTATGCACAGCTTTCATATGCTATCAACACAGTAGAAATTCAAAAGTCTACAGGAACATCATACGATAGGGGTGATAAAATTTACACAGAACTTGCCCTTTCGGGAACTTTTTGGAACTTTGTTTCTGTTCATTCTGAAATTCCTGAATCACTTTCTGACGACCATGTAATATTAGAAGGAATCGTTAAGTATCAAAGTCAGCACTCAGGTTATCCTGTTTCTGAATTAAAAGACTTTTCAAACCCTGGTTGGTTAAATATTCAACCTGCAACAGCCACTTGGCGACAGAATTGGAGTTGGGGTCCTTTTGGTCGTCAGGATGGGTTATGGTATAATTATGGAAGAAAGGGACTATCTGAAGGAACAAGTGTATTTATCTATCTTTATTCATATGATGATGGAAAATCTTGGAATTTTAGTCAGATTTCTGAAAGTTCTACTACTATACACTCCCAGTATGCTTATAATATAATCCTTTCAGGGAAACTTGGTCCATATAAGGAACAAAATTATCTTAGCGTAAATTATGGTATAGAATCATATTTCATCCCAGAAGGGAAAGGTAGAACATACGAACGGGGTGGATTAGACGTAGAAATTGCAGTAAATCGTAAGGGTAAATCTGTAATAAAAAATATTATTTTACTACAATAA
- a CDS encoding formate/nitrite transporter family protein: protein MAFKKPYETLQEIQSSGCVRVTLGLDVRLIQGFMAGAFIALGSLIAIVVGGGVPGIKEANPGLQKFIFGSLFPVGLILVVITSAELFTGNVGCIVPGVLSKKIHWLDGLKNWFWVYIGNFIGSISFAYFLVYLTGILGKEPWLSSVIAISENKISQDFTTLFFKGVGCNWLVCLSIWLAIASDDVVSKMFGIWFPIMTFVTVGFEHSVANMFFVPMGIMLGANVTWGQFFIVNLIPVTLGNIVGGSLFVGTVYWYLYGRNK, encoded by the coding sequence ATGGCATTTAAAAAACCTTATGAAACTCTTCAGGAAATCCAATCATCCGGTTGCGTACGGGTAACTTTAGGACTCGATGTCCGGCTTATTCAGGGCTTTATGGCAGGCGCATTTATAGCTCTTGGTAGTCTGATAGCAATAGTTGTAGGCGGGGGCGTTCCGGGGATAAAAGAAGCAAATCCGGGATTACAAAAATTTATTTTCGGAAGCTTGTTCCCCGTAGGTTTAATACTTGTAGTCATTACGTCCGCAGAGTTATTCACCGGGAATGTCGGATGTATTGTTCCCGGAGTACTATCCAAAAAAATACACTGGTTAGATGGATTAAAAAACTGGTTTTGGGTTTATATAGGGAATTTCATAGGCTCTATTTCTTTTGCATACTTTCTCGTCTATCTTACCGGCATCCTGGGCAAAGAACCATGGCTTAGTTCAGTTATAGCAATATCTGAAAATAAGATTTCACAAGATTTCACAACTCTTTTTTTCAAGGGAGTCGGCTGTAACTGGCTCGTATGCTTATCGATATGGCTCGCCATAGCTTCTGATGATGTAGTAAGTAAAATGTTCGGTATATGGTTTCCTATAATGACATTTGTTACAGTAGGTTTTGAACACAGCGTTGCAAATATGTTTTTTGTACCGATGGGAATCATGCTCGGTGCAAACGTAACATGGGGACAGTTTTTTATAGTCAATCTTATCCCGGTTACCCTGGGAAATATTGTAGGCGGGAGTCTTTTCGTCGGTACAGTATATTGGTATCTTTACGGAAGGAATAAATAG
- a CDS encoding dihydropteroate synthase, with translation MFIIGEKINGMFKNVSEAIQKKNKSIIQELAKKQIDAGANVLDVNVGPASMEALKDMEWLITTIRETTKCPLAVDTTKIDVMEKGLSIAGPGSFLNSTSGQKEKLDLLLPLVKKYNANVIALTMTKSGVPANAEARMEIAANIVASCMEHNIETTNLYIDAVILPVNVAQDHSRAVLETIKQCKLICDPPPKTILGLSNVSQGCLNRGLVDRTFLVMALASGLDAAILNPLDNELMDAMITAELLLGRQLYCDSYLEAYRKK, from the coding sequence ATGTTTATTATTGGTGAGAAGATTAATGGGATGTTTAAGAATGTCAGTGAGGCAATTCAGAAAAAAAATAAATCAATAATTCAGGAACTTGCAAAGAAACAAATTGACGCCGGTGCCAATGTTTTGGATGTCAATGTAGGTCCTGCTTCAATGGAAGCATTAAAAGATATGGAATGGTTGATAACAACCATAAGAGAGACAACTAAGTGTCCTCTGGCTGTTGATACGACAAAAATTGATGTTATGGAAAAAGGGTTATCAATTGCAGGTCCCGGCTCTTTCCTTAATTCTACTTCAGGGCAAAAGGAAAAATTGGATTTACTGCTTCCTCTTGTAAAGAAATACAATGCAAATGTAATTGCACTTACAATGACAAAATCAGGAGTTCCTGCAAATGCCGAAGCACGTATGGAAATAGCAGCAAATATAGTTGCCTCTTGTATGGAGCATAATATTGAAACGACAAATTTATATATTGATGCAGTGATTCTACCCGTGAATGTTGCTCAAGACCATTCCCGTGCTGTTTTGGAAACTATTAAACAATGCAAACTTATATGTGACCCGCCGCCGAAAACAATTCTTGGTTTGTCAAATGTTTCACAGGGTTGTCTTAACAGGGGGCTTGTAGACAGGACGTTTCTTGTAATGGCTTTGGCTTCAGGACTTGATGCTGCGATTTTGAATCCGCTTGACAATGAACTTATGGATGCAATGATAACAGCGGAGCTTTTACTTGGAAGACAACTTTATTGTGACTCTTACCTTGAAGCATACAGAAAAAAATAA
- a CDS encoding CsgG/HfaB family protein: protein MKYSKILPVFLLLLALMLALHADELKPKLEKISQKLADTASAKGLSDVTLAVFPLQSDEKLEKKKVNFATGEILTYYLLKTGTFKMVERTQIETVMKEQNLGLSGAVDSKTAAGIGQILGAKLLVMGNVIKLGSSYQITVKLVDAVTSEMISSEITEVPVETFDKEAAPYLILVPEYQAIGIFLGGVYGMTPTVKTGPQTYDFLTLTPINPDKSQGNLNFGIRYWVKPKYMFQMDYTFIRLGSNNGTSLITEKDYMGAPFSTSAHYTGFLIRGSISRTGKLSMVFNSNVGLGLGNYSVYSQAEFKNATETSYYAGGHHYYISQTSDSTNFFTPFLRAGVEWKPQARFGWNLSANWNILKKTYKQQINVMEEGSTNTIRHLMTLWQSKFPSLYFDTSIALYF, encoded by the coding sequence ATGAAATATTCAAAGATTTTGCCGGTTTTCTTACTGCTTCTTGCACTTATGCTGGCTTTGCACGCAGACGAACTTAAACCTAAACTTGAAAAGATATCCCAAAAGCTCGCCGATACTGCTTCGGCCAAGGGCCTATCCGACGTTACGCTTGCCGTTTTCCCGCTGCAATCCGATGAAAAACTGGAGAAGAAAAAAGTAAATTTCGCCACTGGCGAGATACTGACCTATTACCTGCTTAAGACTGGAACCTTCAAGATGGTGGAGCGCACCCAGATTGAAACCGTCATGAAAGAGCAGAATCTGGGACTATCTGGTGCAGTGGATTCAAAGACCGCGGCAGGCATAGGACAGATCCTGGGTGCGAAACTGTTGGTGATGGGTAATGTCATAAAACTGGGGAGTTCCTACCAGATAACAGTGAAGTTGGTAGACGCAGTTACCTCGGAGATGATCTCTTCTGAAATAACAGAAGTTCCAGTTGAGACCTTTGACAAGGAAGCAGCTCCCTATCTTATACTAGTACCAGAATATCAGGCTATAGGAATTTTCCTGGGAGGCGTTTATGGGATGACACCCACGGTAAAAACTGGACCGCAGACCTACGATTTTCTGACGTTGACACCCATCAATCCGGACAAATCACAAGGTAACCTCAACTTCGGCATACGTTACTGGGTCAAACCTAAATATATGTTCCAGATGGATTACACCTTCATAAGATTAGGCAGCAATAACGGAACAAGTTTAATCACCGAAAAGGATTACATGGGTGCGCCCTTTTCAACCTCGGCTCACTACACCGGATTCCTCATCCGGGGGAGCATTAGCCGGACCGGCAAACTTTCGATGGTGTTCAACTCGAACGTCGGCCTCGGCCTCGGCAACTACTCTGTTTATTCTCAGGCCGAATTTAAGAATGCAACGGAAACGTCCTATTACGCCGGAGGACACCACTACTATATCTCGCAAACATCCGATAGTACCAATTTTTTCACCCCTTTCCTCCGTGCGGGAGTGGAATGGAAGCCGCAGGCCAGATTCGGCTGGAACCTTTCCGCCAACTGGAATATTCTTAAGAAGACATATAAACAGCAGATTAATGTTATGGAGGAGGGATCGACGAATACCATCCGCCATCTCATGACGCTCTGGCAGTCCAAGTTTCCGTCACTCTATTTTGATACTTCCATCGCGCTCTATTTTTAA